A window of Daucus carota subsp. sativus chromosome 2, DH1 v3.0, whole genome shotgun sequence genomic DNA:
CTATGTCAAGTACCTCCCACACATTCGTTAAAgttcaattataattttgccATGACCAAACATGCGTTGTTGATTGCAAATATGCCAAGAGGAAAATATGCACAAACGATGGGACAAACACATTATTAATCACTAGAGTTCAAATTTTGAAAGGCGTTATCACTTTCTTGGATTGATACCCGACGAAAACCGAATCTTGGACCAATCCCGACAATGCATATCATTCGTATAGAATTGAATTTTGTTTCTATGTTTGTTAAGCCGGTCAGAAACCTGATTAAAAAGTGTGAAAGTATTTTTATTTAGGGACATCTTCTCTAATAATATTGCCTTGTTATTGTGTAAAATACTgactaaactataattttttaaaagaaaatctttTTTAATCATCTTGGCATTAGTTGGATCATGGACGGGATAAATATGATACCCTATTAAAAGTTGCTTAGTTCATGAGATATATGGTTGATTGGCCGGATGAATTACGGGACCGTTTggctgaacttaaaataagtgattcttgcttaaaaaaaaaaaagaattgaagTAGAAATGagaagcaaattaagacttataagtaattaaagtgtttgagaaataaatagaagtcgtgaaacaaaagctagcactcctaactttttataagtccttctcgactttttacacaaacggtacaaataagtgcttctcgacttaTAAATCGAGAAGCTAGGGCTTCAGCCAAACACcccctatatttcaaaaatagcAATTTATTATAGTtatcaattattataataatatatattatgttagcATAACGATAATCAACGTGAAAATTTGCTAAATGTTTCTAAAGTTCATTACTCATCTAAAATTTGCTAAATGTTTCTAAATGTTGCGGTACAAGCTATCACTGTGCtataatacattttaaaaatgtgtaaaaaaaaaaaaggaaaaaaagaagcTGATTTCATGATTTCATATTGCCCACTACTTTATATTATGCCTTATCCCGTGTTGAACAAATGTAGTGTCAAATGTCAATGCAACTCCCCTGTCAGCTCgaagaattaatataatatatataatatatgactaGTTAATCTCTAGAACAGTGTCCGCTATGAGTTCTAAATATGAAATTCATGTAGTAATGTAGCACCAAAAAATATGAGGATGTATTTGGCAAAATGCAGAGGCAAGCATCTCATGTTGGTCTAATTATGCCTTAGTGTTtgggttttgaaaatttactaGCATTCAATTCGAACGGCTCCGCTTTCTGAAGATATGAACTTGGGTCTCCTATTGACTTGCTCTAAGCACTGGATGACATCTCCGACCTGAAAATCTAACCAATCATGAAGCACGAGTCCGCATTCGTTGCCCTTTCCTACTGTGTCTACATCTTGCTTTTCACGCTTCAAGGATACACAAGATCCTTCGAATAGGATTTCCCCGCTTCTCAGGAGCCTCATTGTTGATGACCTTGAAAATTGTCCATCCAACACTCGACAACCAGCAATCTTGAAGCCTTCTCCCTTGGCTTTACTCCTTCCTTTAACCTCAAAGAGGTTTAACACTTGCCCTTCTCCTGCCACCTCAGTCTCAAACGTTCCAGGGGCCTTTTCTACGattaaactaccaatgtcctcCAAAAGATGATAGATCACTCGGTGAACTTTAATCTAAATGCATCAATTTAGCAGTAGAGAATAATTGTGTCACTTGTccatatttgaaatttaaataatcattATAACATGTCAGGCCAAAAGTGCATCTACAAGAGTCTACCATTATGCAGTCCATGGCATGTAAAGACTAAATATAACATTGAAAGTATGTGTATCATGTTAAGGGTGTCAAAGAGTACCTGTACACCGGCTTTAGTTGCAGAGGTACCGACACAACCAGATGGGCCTCGCACATTGAATCCAACTATGCATGCACCACTGGCTTGTGCCAAGTCCAAATCAGACTGAGAAATAGGTCCAACTCCAACATGGACAACATTAATAAGAACctgaaaaacatatataaatagtcAAGGAAGATGAATAATTGTTATACAATGAGATCAAAAGAAATTTTCGAAATTACGAAAAACATAGTACCCTCTTTTCCTGTTGTAAGAATAGTGAATTAGTGAATCATCACAATTTTGAGTGGTGCAAGATAACTAAAGAGAGATCATTTCAGTTGcaaaataaaatacttatttCTTAGGCATACCTGGGAACTGTTTAAACTCTTCAATGCATCTGTCACGGCTTGAACGCTACCTTGAACATCTGCTTTAACTATAACTGGCATTTCAACTCTCACAGGAACATCTTCCAATGGATCAGGAGAGACTTCTTTCCCTTCGTCAATCTTCAGAAGCCTATCTTTCTCTAGTTTCTTTTTCCTGCCTGCACTAAGCATCTTAGCTCTCTCCTCAGATTCCACGGCAGTAATATCATCACCTGCCATTGGAAGTCCTTTAAGCCCTTCAATCTCAACAGGCATTGCAGGAGTAGCATCTTCTCTCAATTTCCCTGCTGTATCTCTAATGGCCCGTATTCTCCCCCACTCTGCTCCTACAACAATGTGCTGCCCACAGACTAATGTCCCTGCTTTCACTATTGCTGTGGCTAATGGACCTCTTCCTCTGTCAAGCCTTGCCTCAACTACATAAGCTTGTGCAGGCCCGTCAATTCTTGCCTTCAGTTCCATCATCTCAGCCTGCAAAAGTAATGCCTCCTCCAAATTATCCAGTCCACTTTTACTTTTGGCAGAAACCTCAATAACCTGAATATCTCCACCCATTTCCTCTAGTGGCAAGCCTTCTGATGCAAGCTGAACTTTTACTCTTTCCGGGTCTGCTGCTGGTTTATCACATTTATTTATTGCAACAACAATTGGTACATTAGCATCCTTTGCATGAGCTATGGCTTCAATAGTTTGAGGCATCACACCATCGTCCGCAGCCACAACAAGCACAACCAAATCTGTGATTGCCGCACCTCTAGCTCGCATAGCACTAAATGCAGCATGACCAGGAGTGTCAAGGAATGTTATTGATGCCCCTGACGGCATTTTTACAACAAATGCACCAATATGCTGAGTTATACCTCCAGCTTCCCTTGCTGCAACAGATGTTGACCGGAGAGCATCAAGAAGAGAAGTTTTACCATGGTCAACATGGCCCATAACAGTTACAACTGGCGGGCGAGGAAGAACTGCAGCACCTTCACAGGAATGAAGCCTCCTGACATTAACACCAATTTCCTGCAATGATGAATGCAGCACATGTGACAGAAATATATTTCAAGCCTAATAGCAATATACAGATAAACTGGCTGGACAGGAAAAAAGACTCCTTCAGCCTAATATAAGTCTACTGCATAGGAGATGCTTTAAATAAGGAGAAACTCTCTTGTCTGAGCATGCACAACATTCAAGAAACGTGTCTTGCCTCTTTCATATAAAACAATTTACTAATTTTGTCTAAATGTGCAAGTATTAATTTCCATTGTATATATGCCCCACTAGCTCTAGACATGCACCAAGCTAATGAACACTTGACAGCGACGCCATATAAGAAATATAGCTGACCGCATAAATCAAACCTTTTATCTGATTTTACTTCTATACAATGACGGCATTAAAGAAAGACAGCTATGGAGGAATGATATCAGTCTTTAATTGCATCAAAACATCATATTTGATTTCTAGAAACAAAATTTACCATTGCAACCAATTCCGCAATGTCAATGCTGAGAGAATCAAATTCTGAGCCAATGTTTTCCCCCACATTTGTAAGAATGTTCTGCAAGGCATGAATTGACTCACCACTACGCTTTGCCAGCTCTATAATAGTCATGCCTTCAAAGATATCAATTGTTTTATCAGGCAACAATTTGGATGTTCTCATTAGTCTGGGTGGCAGATATGGTGCTTCCACAGGTGGCTGAGTGGAAGTGGGTCTTTTTCTATACTTCCCTTTCCTGGAAGCCTTTGAATCATTTAATTCATCGTTGCCTCTTCTAGCAAAGAGTTCTGGACTAGAATGAAAAAACCTAATGGAAGAAACAACATTACCAAGACAATCATGACCATAAATGTAGTAAAAATGGCAAAATACACAACTGAATTTACAGGCTAATTTACCTCATAAACGGTCGGTTTCCTAAGCACTTGCAATCCCCAGCATTCCATAATGCTGAGTTGATGGAGGATTCTGCAGCAAATATTTGGGAAGAGACAGTCTGTAATACCAAATTACAATTGAAATCTACATGTGGTTCTATcaaactttcaaatttaatactcCATACTAAAGCAATTATTATATAATCACAAATTAAAAGCATTCATCAAGCAAAATAATTGTGCAGCCGCCAATAGTTtgattcatttttaaaattgacTAGAGACAAATATCCTAATGAACAAAGGTGATCAACAGTTCCTAGGGAAGAATGAAGTTGTATAGGGTTTGATTCCACCTATAAGTATAAGGGTCTTCGATCTGCAGCAAAGATATATTGAACTCTGCCTCTAGATCCTTACAAAAATTTCTAACCTCACAGCCAAGGGAGATCCTTACATATGTTGATTGCAAGATCTGGTAGACTGGTACCTTAACTCTTCATTTGGCTCTGAGTAACTGTGGCAGATACTTGATACACGGGCTCTGGTGCGGACCCCCGGACACTTATTTCAGGACAAAAACACAAGAATATGTTTTTCAAATAATTGACTAATCTGACACTTGATCATGTATCCATGTTGGGTAACAAATATTTGCAAGCAAGAGCCCATTATTACCACATTACTAAACTTAATtttgagggggggggggggggggggcagtCTACATACTAAGgcaaaaatttaatagaaagGTTACAAAGTAAAAATGATAATCATAATTAACTTACTCAACTATAGTAAGGAAACCTAGAGGAACACTCGTgttcaaaattacaaatatgaagaaaaataataataaatctcaTAGTACTTGTCCTTGTCAAAAGAGCCAGGCATTCagtaatacacacacacacacacacgtgtgtgtgtttgtgtaggtagggagggagggagggagagagcgagagcgagagggagggggagggggagcgAGGGGGAGGGGaggagggggagggagggagcaAAAAACCAAGAATTGACATAAATAGATAGTAACTGaagcaaaaatattatataaaaaaggtaAATTCCCCATACGCTCATACATACCTTGAAAGCATCTAACAGAGCCAGAAGCCGATGTCACTCTGGTGGTTGCAGTCAAAATAGCCTGCCTAGATGTTGATGCAGTAAGAGCTTTTATCAAATTAGCACGAATGCCCTGTTTAAAGAATTCAGGGTAAACTTTAGATGGACTAATGGGATATCTTCAAACCATGTACGATAAAGTATTTGGTTTTATACTCATCTACTGTGCTTTCCAACTTCACTACCAACATATGTAGATAACTTTGTTAGTGACAAGAAAATAAATCCTCAGCCAAGTAAAATATGTGTCAGAGCGACGCCATAGGCATTTTCTTTTTccgaatataatatattacatcaATACTTTTATCCACAAAATTCCAAAATATGTCTTCTCTTACAAAAGGACAAGGGTTTAGCTCATActccatattattttaatttgtcaATCCGTTGCTTTacaatatttgattatatcACATGTAATTGTATGGTTATTTTTTGCTAAGTTGGGGAATCTGATGAAGGTTCAACTACCACCAACAATACAGTTCGTTTTAGAGCACCCTAACACAAAATTCTGCCTATGCCACTGACTGTAATAATCAACGTTTCAAGCATAAAAGACGAACAGAAGCTCCCCATCAGGGGTagcaaataaaaagaaaaacaaaagcatTTTTCATGATGTGAATACAAACCTTTTGTGCAACCTTTCTCCAAGCCATTCATACGTATCCAGAACTCTGCACATATAAACAACCATGAGACTGCACATTCTTTAGGTTAAACTTAACATCCTATTCTAAACATAAAATCCAAATCACAGGTTGATTTCCAAACTCATCATAATGTCTCCGCATGCTCAAATTACATCCTAACCAACCAAAACACAACcaaaaatccaaaatttaaaCCCAACACCAAAAACCCTAACAGCTACCCTATGTTTGATCAAAGTCCTCACAGACCCACTTCACCAGAAAGACCCCAAAACCACTACAGACCAACAATTGAAACTTCTTGCACCACAATGTCTCCCTAATTCCACAAATTAGCGAATTACCCAAAAAGTTTTTAATCTTTTTCATTAACATACAAGAAATATCAAGAAAACGATGTAAtaacaacaaataataaaaaataaaaacaagaatTTACAAATAAGGAGAAGATGAGTGTGCATATGTGTGTATACAAAAAGGGGTCTTACAGAAGTGGAAGAGGACTTGACCCGGATCCGAGAAGCGGCGTGATTTTGCAGAATCGGGTTTAAATTATATCAAGAAGATGGAGTGCAATATTAGAGGGGCTAACTCAAAACGTGAAATAATTTACCGTGGTTACTCTTGTAGAGCATGTACAGAGAGAGATTAGCCGTTTGATACCCTAAAATTATAACCGGAACAAGatagaaaacaattttaaaGTATTCTTGACGATTGTCCTCTATTTATGGGCTTAATTATTTCTCATCTCCcttgtaataataaaatatttatttctcatcttcttttatactctttctcaattttttttatattttcattttattgatcgattttaatataataacaataagaaatataaaaaagataattattagaattatcatttaatataatatactaatataaaaaaaattggaatctTTTGTGTATCTGACATCGTCCTTGTCAAAATCATGTAAAtaattctcccctcattccactCATTTTTATGCACTTTTTTTTACATTACTTGATATGTATTTTAActctaaaataaaaataaaataacatatgaAACTATTATATGTTTTATGTAGAGTACTCCCCCAGGGCCCAGATGTATATAACTAAACATGACCAGGGGAGTAGGAGATTTTATATGTGACTTGAAATTGTATACAgtatattattttctaatttaattttatataatatataagtaataattttaatatgtctcttatttaagttttgtgtgattttatATGTTCTATTTGTATTGTAAGTTTAAAACAATGAGGTCCGATTGTTAATTGAACC
This region includes:
- the LOC108210005 gene encoding uncharacterized protein LOC108210005 isoform X1, with the protein product MAWRKVAQKGIRANLIKALTASTSRQAILTATTRVTSASGSVRCFQESSINSALWNAGDCKCLGNRPFMRFFHSSPELFARRGNDELNDSKASRKGKYRKRPTSTQPPVEAPYLPPRLMRTSKLLPDKTIDIFEGMTIIELAKRSGESIHALQNILTNVGENIGSEFDSLSIDIAELVAMEIGVNVRRLHSCEGAAVLPRPPVVTVMGHVDHGKTSLLDALRSTSVAAREAGGITQHIGAFVVKMPSGASITFLDTPGHAAFSAMRARGAAITDLVVLVVAADDGVMPQTIEAIAHAKDANVPIVVAINKCDKPAADPERVKVQLASEGLPLEEMGGDIQVIEVSAKSKSGLDNLEEALLLQAEMMELKARIDGPAQAYVVEARLDRGRGPLATAIVKAGTLVCGQHIVVGAEWGRIRAIRDTAGKLREDATPAMPVEIEGLKGLPMAGDDITAVESEERAKMLSAGRKKKLEKDRLLKIDEGKEVSPDPLEDVPVRVEMPVIVKADVQGSVQAVTDALKSLNSSQVLINVVHVGVGPISQSDLDLAQASGACIVGFNVRGPSGCVGTSATKAGVQIKVHRVIYHLLEDIGSLIVEKAPGTFETEVAGEGQVLNLFEVKGRSKAKGEGFKIAGCRVLDGQFSRSSTMRLLRSGEILFEGSCVSLKREKQDVDTVGKGNECGLVLHDWLDFQVGDVIQCLEQVNRRPKFISSESGAVRIEC
- the LOC108210005 gene encoding uncharacterized protein LOC108210005 isoform X2, producing the protein MRFFHSSPELFARRGNDELNDSKASRKGKYRKRPTSTQPPVEAPYLPPRLMRTSKLLPDKTIDIFEGMTIIELAKRSGESIHALQNILTNVGENIGSEFDSLSIDIAELVAMEIGVNVRRLHSCEGAAVLPRPPVVTVMGHVDHGKTSLLDALRSTSVAAREAGGITQHIGAFVVKMPSGASITFLDTPGHAAFSAMRARGAAITDLVVLVVAADDGVMPQTIEAIAHAKDANVPIVVAINKCDKPAADPERVKVQLASEGLPLEEMGGDIQVIEVSAKSKSGLDNLEEALLLQAEMMELKARIDGPAQAYVVEARLDRGRGPLATAIVKAGTLVCGQHIVVGAEWGRIRAIRDTAGKLREDATPAMPVEIEGLKGLPMAGDDITAVESEERAKMLSAGRKKKLEKDRLLKIDEGKEVSPDPLEDVPVRVEMPVIVKADVQGSVQAVTDALKSLNSSQVLINVVHVGVGPISQSDLDLAQASGACIVGFNVRGPSGCVGTSATKAGVQIKVHRVIYHLLEDIGSLIVEKAPGTFETEVAGEGQVLNLFEVKGRSKAKGEGFKIAGCRVLDGQFSRSSTMRLLRSGEILFEGSCVSLKREKQDVDTVGKGNECGLVLHDWLDFQVGDVIQCLEQVNRRPKFISSESGAVRIEC